In Leptodactylus fuscus isolate aLepFus1 chromosome 2, aLepFus1.hap2, whole genome shotgun sequence, one genomic interval encodes:
- the TSKU gene encoding tsukushi has product MGPSSWYCVIFLASIVAASKPCFPGCSCEVESFGLFDSFSLTKVDCSGVGSHIVPVSLPLDTSYLDLSSNKLENVNESVLSGPGYTTLINLNLSYNQIVKMSSSTFSKLRYLESLDLSHNRLEALPDHSFFYCPLVELDLSFNKLVEIKMGTFTSQNNGKAINIDLSNNLIRSVAKASNDPLPNIRSLDLSGNRLGSVQGLQGLSLQSLNLDRNPISKIEEHNFLGLKSLTHLSLSHMPNLREIAPKSFRELSSLQVLDLSNNPRLVSLSEEVLYGLRSLQELNLLNSGVASLPKDTLHHLPAMKSVTWGNHIHCIKTMKEDQFHLQNGLVRREVLVCRNDRGAVSAQDVL; this is encoded by the coding sequence ATGGGGCCGTCTTCGTGGTATTGCGTAATATTCCTCGCCAGCATCGTGGCGGCAAGCAAGCCTTGTTTCCCGGGATGTTCCTGTGAAGTTGAAAGTTTCGGGTTGTTCGACAGCTTTAGCCTGACCAAAGTGGATTGTAGTGGGGTCGGATCCCACATTGTTCCGGTTTCTCTCCCACTGGACACCTCTTACCTGGATCTTTCCTCAAACAAACTGGAAAATGTCAACGAGTCCGTCTTGTCCGGACCTGGGTACACAACGTTGATCAACCTAAACTTGAGTTACAACCAAATAGTGAAAATGTCTTCATCGACGTTCTCCAAACTGAGATACTTGGAGTCTTTGGATCTGAGCCATAACCGGTTGGAGGCTCTCCCGGaccacagctttttttattgccctCTTGTCGAACTCGATCTAagtttcaacaagctggtggaGATCAAGATGGGTACGTTCACCTCCCAAAATAACGGGAAAGCCATAAACATCGATCTTTCCAATAACTTGATTCGTTCCGTAGCCAAGGCGTCGAACGATCCTCTTCCAAATATTCGCAGCTTGGATTTATCGGGAAATAGACTCGGTTCCGTCCAAGGCCTTCAAGGACTTTCTTTACAGTCTCTTAATTTGGATAGGAACCCAATTTCCAAAATCGAGGAACATAACTTTTTGGGTCTTAAAAGCTTAACCCATCTGTCGTTGAGTCATATGCCAAATTTGAGAGAGATCGCTCCGAAAAGCTTTAGAGAATTGTCGTCTCTCCAAGTTCTTGACCTCTCCAACAATCCGAGGCTGGTCTCGCTCTCAGAGGAGGTCTTGTATGGTTTAAGGTCCTTGCAAGAGTTGAACTTGTTAAATTCTGGGGTGGCGTCTTTACCGAAGGACACCCTACACCACTTACCTGCTATGAAAAGCGTCACTTGGGGGAACCATATCCATTGTATAAAGACCATGAAAGAAGACCAGTTCCATCTCCAGAACGGCCTGGTCCGGAGGGAAGTTCTGGTCTGTCGGAACGATCGAGGTGCTGTATCAGCACAAGATGTTTTGTAA